In one Vibrio sp. VB16 genomic region, the following are encoded:
- a CDS encoding DUF1853 family protein: MQERLAKITHWIITNPPIFKTDKPPAAENPFVLNYLPESSDYRGNTRLGFVYQELCKRLFLSHPDYEILTEEVQLFRGKETIGAIDFLLKYQEHIEHWEVAIKFYLLKDGLWYGPDSRDRLDIKLHRMLNHQLKMSDREEFHQRFGTFDVVTPKMLIQGRLYTNPFENETIPTQCLGYQLNNSTIVGYWCYQHQLSRIKEPLFKLQKLDWIPGTPMPYERLTSMTEYSVHCQAESGQLWIIVPDTWPNNNLK, from the coding sequence ATGCAGGAGAGACTTGCAAAAATTACCCATTGGATAATCACTAATCCTCCAATATTTAAGACCGATAAACCGCCAGCGGCGGAAAACCCCTTTGTCCTCAATTATTTGCCAGAAAGTAGCGATTATCGTGGCAATACTCGCCTTGGTTTTGTCTATCAGGAATTATGCAAAAGACTTTTTTTATCTCATCCTGACTATGAAATTTTGACCGAAGAGGTTCAACTATTTAGAGGAAAAGAGACTATAGGTGCCATTGATTTTCTTCTTAAGTACCAAGAACATATCGAACATTGGGAAGTCGCTATCAAGTTTTATCTTCTCAAAGATGGGCTTTGGTACGGCCCAGATAGTCGAGATAGGCTCGATATAAAACTTCATCGCATGCTCAACCACCAACTTAAAATGTCAGACCGCGAGGAATTTCATCAACGATTCGGTACCTTTGACGTTGTCACACCAAAAATGTTGATTCAGGGCCGTCTTTACACCAATCCATTTGAGAACGAAACGATTCCTACACAATGTTTAGGTTATCAGCTAAACAACTCAACGATTGTTGGTTACTGGTGTTACCAGCATCAATTATCACGGATTAAAGAGCCTCTGTTTAAGCTACAGAAGCTAGACTGGATACCTGGCACCCCGATGCCATACGAAAGGCTAACATCGATGACAGAGTATTCCGTGCATTGTCAGGCCGAATCAGGCCAGTTATGGATTATCGTACCAGACACTTGGCCTAATAATAATTTGAAGTGA